TTCAGAAAATAATTATGTaactaaatatattttgtaCAGTCAGTCAAACCAAGATTCATAAATCATCCTTTTTCTGAGTCAAATTACAGAAGGCAAGACTTTGAATTCACATTCTATGATCTGCCGTGTCATTTCATGGAAacattgttgaaaattgaaagcaGGCACCACTATGTTGGGATGGGACCCTCATTGACTGATCTTTTTGAGAGCCTTTGACACAGTGAACAACATAAGAAAGGCTAGGAAGGGTCTCAATGCCATGAATTCTAAGCGGTAAACTGGATCCATGAACAAAATCAATTtatctaattttgttttatctGTCCTTGTGATTTTAGCTATATTGTCATTAAAGGTTTGTATCCATCAGTCCATAGGCAAAAACATGTTTTCCTGAATCTGACAAGTCATACCCAGTAGACATGAGTCTGTAACAATATAATCCAAAATTCCATTCTTAGCAAATACACAAGAAGAACAAAGAGAAATTTGGCATGAATGTTTTATTCACtgaaaaaaatcactaaatctGAATCATCAAAACAATGATGAAGGGAACATTGCCTTCAGGACTCATTATAGCACACTTGATTGCAATACTCATGTAAACGCTTTTATCCTCCCAACAACTTTAACATCTCAAAATTGATGGTTCTAATTATAGAAAGgtgaaagggggggggggggggggggttgatttttatttagggtGTGAAGGGGGCAAAGACAACCACTGAATTGTGCCCACCAAAGCCAAATGAGTTCGAGATAGCTGCAGAAAATCGAAAATTTTGATTAGTCAAAAATGTTAGAATAAATGTACCATTATGTCATCATTCAGATACTATTAACATAAagtgatgaaaaagaaaaactgctTCTTGTTGCAATGTATTATTGAAAGCAATTCATCAACATCCCCTCAAAACAAACACACGCACAAAATTTATTGACATACCAACATTCACTTCATGCTTCTTCTTTACGTTCGGGACAGTGTTGATTGTAACGTCAGGCTCCAAGTtctacaaaagaaataaaaataaatgaacatgAAATGCATTAAGAAACCATTGGAATTAGCTAAAATGATGCATATGAATACGAGAAATCAAGGACTAAGGTTTAGTACATTTTGATTAATAGTTGGATGCAACCAGCTAGTGTTAATTGCTTTTATAGTTGCTATGGCCTCCAACCCACCAGCAGCACCAAGGCCATGTCCAATCATTGACtgaaacaatgaaacaacaacaaatttgCTAATTTTCACTTTAGACCATTTGATTTGGTGAATATGATCTCATTAAAAGACTTGAATTGGTTTCACATGGAATGGTCCTTAGGTTTCTTGCCTTAGTCCCATTCATCTTTATCTCTGATGTGTCCTTGAAAACCTTCTTGATTGCATTGACCTCAGCCAAATCCCCTGCTAGTGTAGATGTTGCATGAGCATTCACATAGTTCACCTgcaaatcataaatttaaaatgattatatatatcaGAATGTATTTGACCTTATAGATGTTGAGAAATACTTTAGCCTTGACGTCAATGAGCAGTTTTACCTCTTCAGGAGAAACTCCAGCATCTTCTAAACTCTTCTTTATGCAAGATGAAACTCCAAGGCCATCTGACCTAGGATCAGTCATGTGATGAGCATCACATGTTATAGCACCACCCAAATACTCTGCATATATTTTAGTTCCTCTTTTCATTGCACTCTCCAAGCTCTCCATAACCTTTTTCGTTTACAAAAAATTAGTATTGTTAGAAGTATTAGATTTAGACAAACTATTGTTAGGACTGGAAGAAAATACATGAGCTAAATCGCATTAAATTGAAAGAACATTGTATGATTGTACAAGTACCAGCACTCCAGCACCCTCTCCCATGACAAAACCTTCACGATCTTTGTCCCATGGTCTCGAAGCTGCCTGGGGTTCATCATTTCTCTGAGACAAAGCCCGACAAGCTATAAACCCAGCAACCCCAGTAGGCGTGACTGCAGCCTCAGTCCCACCAGCTACCATGATTTCTGCCTCACCTTTTCTAATGTGATTAGCAGCTGAAAAGAAGCAGTAATTTGCAGTTGCACAAGCAGTTGAAATGGAGTAATTAGGTCCCATTAAGCCAGTGTCTATAGCTAACAATGCTGAACCCATGTTGGTGATAGAATAAGGAATGAAGAATGGTGTGATTTTCTTATATCCCTTTTGGATTAGAGCTTCCACTCCAGTGCTGAATGCTGTTAAGCCTCCCATGCCTGTTCCCACTAGAACGCCAATTTTTGTTCTGTCCATCTGCAGGGCATGCAAAATGATAAAATCTTTAATGCTTAATGTACAAGCTGATAAAACTACAATGTGCTGCTCATAGAATGACTAACTTTTTCAAGAACTTCAGTTCCAAGGTTGGCATCTTCAAGGGCCCTCTTGCCACCAACTAAACAGTACCTCCAGGAATCATCAAGCCGGCGATCATTCTTCCCATCAATGTAGCCTTTGGAAGAAAAATCACGAATCTGACCTGCAAACCGGACGGAGAAGTTTGAAGCATCAAACCTGTCAATTAGGCTAATCCCACTCTCTCCCTCAAGAAGTTTGTTATAGAATGTATCAATATCATTGCCAAAAACCGAGACAAGGCCCATTCCTGTTATGACAACTCGTTTTTTAGGATCTGTTTCCCGTGTGGGAGCTGAAATTGTTGAAGCCTGGGCCTTAATTATTCTGCATTTTGGAGCTAAGAATGGGAAATCAAAAACAAGTTAGTAATAATCCAAGATAATACCCTGCTAGACGTCAAGCTTGAAAGAAACATGTATAATACATAATCAACCattacaaaaaaacaaaagagtggCTGAATTAAAAGAAGATAAATCAAGAATAAGCACATTTAGAAATTGCAAACAGTTTCTATAAAGAACAACATTCCACCAGCCAAAACGGTGGCTAATAAATGTTGCAATTAGGGAGACAAAGTGAGGGTGGAAATTAGTCAACAAAATATAGCTAGAGCATGATGTTGCTGGCCCCAATTAGTTTGATGAGGCATTGTGAAATACTCATTCCATGTTGCTACAATGATGGAGAGAGTTCCAGGTACTCCCATTTCTGTCATtgcaaacaaggtaaggaaagaTAGGATAGACAGGGATTGGATATACTTCATCTACAAGGTACATAATTTAAGAGGTGTAAAacccaaaatattgttttggcTTTTCTCAATATCAGATACATTTTACATCAGAGAATTTCATTCTCATGTTTGAGTGATATACATTTTACCAAGAACACCTACCAAGTACACAAGACCTTAAATTGTCATTTAAAGAGCAACCCAAAAAGTTTATAGAAAGAAGTAGAACTCACGAAAGAGAGATCATTATCCAATATCAACTATATCTGCTCTCATACCAATAAAATACCTAACAAAATTCAGTAAAAGCAATACATAATAAATAGGAAGATAGGAACTGTacaagggggaaaaaaagaacataGGACTGAAAAGTCACAAACATTCAAGAAAATCTAATGGCCAATTGAGATTAGGCCTTATTAAAAAGTAGGTTTGGAAGATATTccttttttagctttttagtGGCTCCCCTTCTATTTTATAATCTCATGGATCTCTTCCAAAATCACTACAGGTTTGGTTTTCCATGCTTAGTAAACTACATTGATACTTAACAAACATTATACTctttaagccaaaaaaaaaaaaaaaaaacacattcaaAACTTGGAAACCATAGAATCTTACCTCTAGTAGAAATCAACCAACTTGCACTAGGCCTAGTTGAAACAATTGGCATGTTTTCACTTGGCCTAAGCCCACTATACTGAACCAAAGAAGCCCCATTACTTCCAGACTCTCTAGCTCTAAGCAGCACACTAGAAGAAGAAATACCAGCTGCAATGCCTGccatctttttttctctcttgcttTTTTGCTAAAAGGGGTAGGATAGATGTGATAGATATAGAGAAACTGGGATCAAAGCATTGGGTTTTCAGTGAAGACTGCTAATTAAGACACAGCTTTTTTgttgtcgttgttgttgttggctTTGGTAAACTTGGGTTGGAAAGTCCGCCACTTctttttatgcatttttataGGCAGTGAAACAAAACCTTGGCGATGATAGCAAAACAATGGCTTTGAATTTCCCTCACTTTCTTTCAACCTCTTAACTACTTCAAACATCCACGTAGAGAGTGTGACCAAGACATTGCATGTGTGTACTTTGATGAGCTAAACCTGTTCTTGCGGCTGTTAACTTGTTGCCTCTACGTTTGGTGGAGAAAGGATAGACGCAACTGttttattacaacatttttcCTAATTTGAATGCATACTTGCCTGCAAAGATATTGATTTCTCTATTTCTATTATACATCAGTCACAACAAATcacatcaacaataataacagatgttacaaaaatttgaatgatGCTGCAGCTATGATTAATTTTATTGCCTAAATCTTACAAATTAATGTATAACAAAAACGAAATTCAAgatatttttctataattggAATAGAGCTCTTTGGTGGccattttattataatttcaaatataacatattaattaattgaaagtgattgaatcaaaatccaaaataatgAGGATTAAAAAGTAAATTGAATAAACCTAGCACCTCCTGGAGTCTATGATTTGAATCACCGTTCCCATATTTGTaactaattataaatttgaaaaaaaaatcaataaatctCAAAAAGATTCTTGGTCTCcgattttttgtcttttaaaaataaccctattatttaatttaatgatatttaatacaaattcaaaataataatgctatataaaaataaagtgaataatttaatatcaccaaaaaaaaaaaaaccactgaCACCATTTAGTTCTTAttctctaattttgtttttctttacatTTAGCTTTAATTAAGGGATAAAATAGAAAGATTGAGAAAAAAGCTTCAAGTATTATGTGAGTAGGAAAATTAAACAATATTTCGGGAATATAATAATGTTGCACTCCCTCATCTCATATGAATAATGAATCCCACCataaatttatgtgatgaagAAGTGCTATTATGTTATGGAGTACGATATTATTTTGTTCTCGAAATATTATGTAATTAGTcgctaaaataattttataaaatcttaaattgattaaaaaactacaccattacatgatttgctcttatatgacttcaatttgtgttacaatttgatgaagaagccatTATTTGAACgtgcaatggcttacaaaaaatttgtcagacaatttcagatactgcaaaaaataacttaaaaattcaaatattaaaacttttgaaagaccaaaaaatattaaagaatcaaataatTCATGGCTTAGAaattatggggaaaaaaaatatgactaaaaaatagaaaaatataagaaaaagattgggttacattcaaaagaataatctatAGTTATAAGTTTGCACCAGATTATAAAAGATCATGTTAATGAAGTaaagagataataataataattgtggggaAGATAGGTCTAGGAGTACGTATTTATGTGCATATTGGGCCggaggcccaatccgaggacattaaGTAATCTGAGAATGGGTAAATATCTTACTAAGAGTCCTTGTTGGTATATAAAGAAGTAAAGTCTAATCATGATCATCTGAGaaggtggtccgaggaggaataccTCCTCGGCTCAGCTACGCAGAGGTCGGAATGTATTGTCTACCACCCAGAACCAATGTCCCATGAGACTCTGTTGATAAAAATATGCACCACGAGAACataggacaaaagaaaaccatgaaaaatctaaagggaaagctgctaccaccacattgaatactctgtagctaactctctggTTGCATTAATGAGGAGGTGATGTCTGTGCATCAGTGtgcagccttacagctactcccaaaAGTTTCAGggaggtgctgatgggacaagtattcgTACTAACAATCTGATTCATACGTGAAGGATAGAGAGAGGAGGAAGGATAGTATAAAAGGCAGAGGAAACCCCCAGAATAGGGGatcgagaaagagagagggaaaaatattgtagactgaggaacaatatttgtaatctgtTATTAAGTGAGAGAAAGACATATAAGGAGGAGTTAGCCTCCTTGGATTGAGTCCGAGGACGATTTACCTTATATAAACTTGTTTCTATTGTGATCTTGACCCATTATAATTGGTATACAAACTCATTAGAGCCTAGATTTCAAagtcactctctacaaattcattgtattgggctctttgatCTTATTTCCTCACTATTTTGGGCTTAGATACAAATTGTGTcattacaattggcgccgtctgtgggaaagccTTGTGTTTTAGTGAGTTTAACGTCTAGTTATGGTAGGTTCAAGTCCACACCAGGAAGAGTCTATAGGGTCCTAATGTCTAGATCACTTTCTCAACCTTGAACGAAATAAGGACCGGAAGGGAAGTGTACACACAACCCATACTAGTAGGAGTCAATCACGAAGTGGGAGCAAAGTCGCtcatgaggaaaatgctagagccATGCAGTTGGAGATTTGATCATTTGAGGAGAAAGTTGCGTCACGAGCGATGGAAGCGAACTCCTTCCATTTCTGACTATTCTTTTGATGATGGTGGGGATAGCAATTATAGGCCCAGGTCAAGGACTCCCCCTAGTGAGTCTTTCTCGTATGAAGCAGACGATCCTCGCGGCCGCAAAAACAAGAATTCGTCTTGCAGGGGCCTGGGAAATGACGTTATGAGCAGAGTGTTAAACCAGATTTCTAAATAACCCTTCACACGTAGAATTGAAGAAGGAAAACTTCCTCGGCGTTTCACTTagccaacattcaccatgtaCAATGGCCGATCAGACCTTATAGAGCATGTAAGCCGCTTCAACCGAAGGATGGCTGTGCACTCTAAGAATGAGGCTTTGATGTGCAAGGTATTTCCATCCAGTTTGGGACCAATGGCAATGGGGTGGTTTGACAGCCTAGGAGcaggttctattgattcctttaaGGAACTCACCCCGGCATTTAGATCTCATTTTATTACATGCAGTAGGGTTCCTCGGCCCTTGGATTCTCTATTGTCTATGACTATGTGAGAAGAAGAGACCTTAAAAACATACTCAGATAGGTActaggagatgttcaatgagattgatggagGACTTTAATGATGTGGCCATAAGAACTTTCAAGGTTAGCTTACTTGGCGAACATGGTCTGAGGAAATCGTTAACAGGAAAACCAGTTAATAATGTACGTCAGCTCATGAACCACATCGATAAGTATAAGCAGGTTGAGGAGGACCAACAATTAGGTAAAGGAAAGGCGAAAGTGGTCTCTCAGGATAAGAGGGACTTCAGGTCGGATAAGTACAATGATAATCGTCCTCGGTGGGATTTTACTAGGCAAACTGGGGCTGTTGCTGcgccacaagtggtcaa
This genomic stretch from Castanea sativa cultivar Marrone di Chiusa Pesio chromosome 1, ASM4071231v1 harbors:
- the LOC142622551 gene encoding 3-oxoacyl-[acyl-carrier-protein] synthase I, chloroplastic-like, with protein sequence MAGIAAGISSSSVLLRARESGSNGASLVQYSGLRPSENMPIVSTRPSASWLISTRAPKCRIIKAQASTISAPTRETDPKKRVVITGMGLVSVFGNDIDTFYNKLLEGESGISLIDRFDASNFSVRFAGQIRDFSSKGYIDGKNDRRLDDSWRYCLVGGKRALEDANLGTEVLEKMDRTKIGVLVGTGMGGLTAFSTGVEALIQKGYKKITPFFIPYSITNMGSALLAIDTGLMGPNYSISTACATANYCFFSAANHIRKGEAEIMVAGGTEAAVTPTGVAGFIACRALSQRNDEPQAASRPWDKDREGFVMGEGAGVLVMESLESAMKRGTKIYAEYLGGAITCDAHHMTDPRSDGLGVSSCIKKSLEDAGVSPEEVNYVNAHATSTLAGDLAEVNAIKKVFKDTSEIKMNGTKSMIGHGLGAAGGLEAIATIKAINTSWLHPTINQNNLEPDVTINTVPNVKKKHEVNVAISNSFGFGGHNSVVVFAPFTP